A DNA window from Geovibrio ferrireducens contains the following coding sequences:
- a CDS encoding winged helix-turn-helix transcriptional regulator has translation MFVFNFKEFECPFNCFAEIIKGKWRTGIILSLSGSPKRFSELKKELAGVSSKVLADNLRALESGGLLSRTVFPTVPPAVEYSLTEQGQELSGIMDSINNWAGIFLNKGEAVTYTE, from the coding sequence ATGTTTGTGTTTAACTTCAAGGAATTTGAATGCCCGTTCAACTGCTTTGCCGAAATCATAAAAGGCAAGTGGAGGACAGGTATAATTCTCAGTCTCAGCGGCAGCCCTAAAAGGTTTTCAGAGCTAAAGAAAGAGCTTGCCGGAGTAAGCTCGAAGGTTCTGGCGGATAATCTCAGGGCGTTGGAGAGCGGCGGGCTGCTCAGCCGTACGGTTTTCCCAACCGTTCCGCCCGCGGTGGAATATTCACTCACGGAGCAGGGACAGGAACTTTCAGGAATCATGGACAGCATAAACAACTGGGCGGGTATTTTTCTGAATAAAGGAGAAGCCGTTACTTATACGGAATAA